One Colius striatus isolate bColStr4 chromosome 7, bColStr4.1.hap1, whole genome shotgun sequence DNA segment encodes these proteins:
- the LOC133625860 gene encoding lysosomal membrane ascorbate-dependent ferrireductase CYB561A3, with amino-acid sequence MEAAGEAERAEAPSHRHPQPIAEMLDVPFLPFCAFLCCLGIVCVAFVGAWCQHWRGGFAWDGSAHMFNWHPLLMVTGLVVLYGAAALVYRLPWGRRGGRLLWKAVHGALALGALALAVLGLVAVFRFHAARGTPDAYSLHSWLGLATVLLFCCQWLAGFSAFLLPWAPAWLRALYKPVHLFFGSTILLLAVASCVSGINEKLFLSLKNGTTEYKLLPAEAVFANVLGLLLLLFGVLVLGALARPSWKRPDAASPDSCQPLLGAER; translated from the exons ATGGAGGCGGCCGGGGAGGCCGAGCGGGCGGAGGCGCCGAG ccATAGGCACCCTCAGCCCATCGCCGAGATGCTGGACgtgcccttcctgcccttctgTGCCTTCCTGTGCTGCCTGGGCATCGTGTGCGTGGCCTTTGTGGGCGCCTGGTGCCAGCACTGGCGAGGGGGCTTCGCCTGGGACGGCAGCGCCCACATGTTCAACTGGCACCCGCTGCTGATGGTGACGGGGCTGGTGGTGCTGTACGGCGCGG CCGCGCTGGTTTACCGGCTGCCCtgggggcggcgcggcggcagGCTGCTGTGGAAGGCTGTGCACGGCGCGCTGGCGCTGGGGGCGCTGGCGCTGgcggtgctggggctggtggccgTGTTCCGCTTCCACGCCGCCCGCGGGACGCCCGACGCGTACTCGCTGCACAGCTGGCTGGGGCTGGCCACCGTGCTCCTCTTCTGCTGCCAG TGGCTGGCCGGCTTCAGCGCCttcctgctgccctgggctcccGCCTGGCTCCGTGCCCTCTACAAGCCCGTCCACCTCTTCTTTGGCTCCACCATCCTCCTGCTGGCTGTGGCCTCCTGCGTGTCAGGCATCAACGAGAAGCTTTTCCTCAGCCT GAAGAACGGGACGACGGAGTACAAGCTGCTGCCCGCCGAGGCCGTGTTTGCCAacgtgctggggctgctgctgctcctcttcggggtgctggtgctgggggccCTGGCCAGGCCGAGCTGGAAGCGCCCCGACGCCGCCTCCCCGGACTCGTGCCAG CCGCTGCTGGGCGCCGAGCGCTGA
- the TKFC gene encoding triokinase/FMN cyclase yields MLTGVVAGAVFTSPAVGSILAAIRAVTQAGAAGTLLIVKNYTGDRLNFGLALERARAEGAAVRMVVVGDDSAFAAPKKAGRRGLCGTVLLHKVAGALAEAGVGLDEIVEKVSAAAKAMGTLGLSLSPCSVPGSKPTFQLADDEMELGLGIHGEAGVRRMKLLPADEAVETMLTHMTDPSSASRLPLSPGASVVLVVNNLGGLSCLELSIVAGVAVRCLEKRGVRVARALVGSFMTALEMVGVSLTLMLVDEELVGLIDADTTAMAWPNLTKAPATSQRQEIPAPKEKAGTTQREASTGPGAARAQLVLQRVCSTLLDVQDKLNELDRAAGDGDCGHTHARAARAIQEWLRAGPPPAAPAQLLSALADLLLEKMGGSSGVLYGLFLTAAARPLLRRSDPPAWADAMDAGIEAMQRYGGAAPGDRTMLDSLCAAAQALQALRSPGADLLQVLATAVERAGAAAEATRHMEAGAGRASYISSAQLQQPDPGAVAVAAVLRAVLEGLRS; encoded by the exons ATGCTGACCGGCGTGGTGGCCGGCGCCGTGTTCACGTCCCCGGCTGTGGGCAGCATCCTGGCGGCCATCCGTGCGGTgacacaggctggggcag CCGGGACCCTCCTGATCGTGAAGAACTACACCGGGGACCGCCTGAACTTCGGGCTGGCGCTGGAGCGGGCGCGGGCGGAGGGCGCGGCCGTGCGCATGGTGGTGGTGGGCGACGACAGCGCCTTCGCCGCGCCCAAGAAAGCCGGGAGGCGCGGGCTGTGCGGCACCGTGCTGCTGCACAAG GTCGCGGGGGCGCTGGCTGAGGCGGGGGTCGGCCTGGATGAGATCGTTGAGAAGGTGTCGGCGGCTGCCAAAGCCATGG GTACCCTGGGGCTCAGCCTGTCCCCGTGCAGCGTGCCGGGCTCCAAGCCCACCTTCCAGCTGGCAGACGACGAGATGGAGCTGGGCctgg gcATCCACGGCGAGGCAGGAGTGCGCAGGATGAAG ctgctgccagcggACGAGGCCGTGGAGACGATGCTGACGCACATGACGGACCCGTCCAGCGCCTCCCGcctgcccctcagccccg GAGCCTCTGTGGTGCTGGTGGTGAACAACCTGGGGGGCCTGTCCTGCCTGGAGCTGAGCATCGTGGCTGGCGTGGCTGTGCGCTGCCTGG agAAGCGAGGTGTCCGTGTGGCACGGGCCTTGGTGGGCTCCTTCATGACGGCGCTGGAGATGGTGGGGGTGTCCCTCACCCTCATGCTGGTGGATGAGGAGCTGGTGGGGCTGATTG ATGCTGACACCACGGCCATGGCTTGGCCCAACCTGACCAAGGCACCTGCCACGAGCCAGAGACAGGAGATCCCAGCACCAAAGGAGAAAGCTGGGACCACGCAGCGTGAGGCCAGCACAG GGCCTGGTGCAGCACGGGCACAGCTGGTGCTGCAGAGGGTGTGCAGCACCCTCCTGGATGTGCAGGATAAGCTCAACGAGCTGGACCGTGCGGCGGGCGATGGCGACTGCGGGCACACACACGCCCGGGCTGCCCGAG ccatcCAGGAGTGGCTGCGTGCCGGGCCCCCGCCGGCAGCCCCGGCCCAGCTGCTCTCCGCCCTGGCTGacctgctgctggagaagatGGGGGGCTCCTCTGGAGTG CTCTACGGGCTGTTCCTGACGGCGGCCGCGCGGCCCCTGCTGCGCCGCAGCGACCCCCCGGCGTGGGCTGATGCCATGGACGCTGGCATCGAAGCCATGCAGAG GTACGGGGGAGCTGCGCCGGGGGACAGGACCATG CTGGACTCgctgtgtgctgcagcccaggccctgCAGGCTCTGCGCAGCCCCGGCGCCGacctgctgcaggtgctggcCACGGCCGTGGAG CgcgccggggcggcggcggaggcCACGAGGCACATGGAGGCCGGGGCGGGCAGGGCCAGTTAcatcagctcagctcagctgcagcagcctgaccccggggctgtggctgtggctgccgtgctcagggctgtgctggaggggcTGAGGAGCTGA
- the LOC133625734 gene encoding uncharacterized protein LOC133625734 has translation MAAGRGEALPERAGAGEGALRRLRGSGRGEPAERGLSGARRRFRPPRPDASGRGGPGRPRPGGRAGGGLRRGSLRRGGTGRHRIAVRGDAVAPTAGGQRTPRPQPRIAPIAHIVPHRPPSSPSPPSSPSPPITPNRAHRAPSPLIAPHRPHRPPSPPVAPHRPHRPHRPPSPPVAPHRAPSPPSPPIVPHRPPSSPIAPHRAHRPPSRPIAPHRRPSRPIAPHRPPSPPVAPHRAPSPPSPPIAPHRPHRAPSPPVAPHRPPSPPIASHRPPSPPIAPLL, from the coding sequence ATGGCTGCGGGCCGGGGAGAGGCTCTGCCCGAGcgggccggggctggggagggggctctgcGCCGGCTTCGGGGCTCGGGCCGCGGGGAACCAGCGGAGCGCGGCCTGTCCGGCGCCCGCCGCCGCTTCCGCCCGCCGCGGCCTGACGCCAGCGGAAGGGGCGGCCCGGGGAGGCCGcggccgggcgggcgggcgggcggggggctGCGCCGGGGGTCCCTGCGccggggcgggacggggcggcATCGCATCGCCGTGCGGGGTGACGCCGTCGCCCCAACCGCGGGCGGGCAGCGCACGCCGCGGCCTCAGCCCCGCATCGCCCCCATCGCCCACATCGTCCCCCATCGCCCCCCATCGTCCCCATCGCCCCCATCGTCCCCATCGCCTCCCATCACCCCCAACCGCGCCCATCGCGCCCCATCGCCCCTCATCGCCCCCCATCGCCCCCATCGCCCCCCATCGCCCCCCGTCGCTCCCCATCGCCCCCATCGCCCCCATCGTCCCCCATCGCCCCCCGTCGCCCCCCATCGCGCCCCATCGCCCCCATCGCCCCCCATCGTCCCCCATCGCCCCCCATCGTCCCCCATCGCCCCCCATCGCGCCCATCGCCCCCCATCGCGCCCCATCGCCCCGCATCGCCGCCCATCGCGCCCCATCGCCCCTCATCGCCCCCCGTCGCCCCCCGTCGCTCCCCATCGCGCCCCATCGCCCCCATCGCCCCCCATCGCCCCTCATCGCCCCCATCGCGCCCCGTCGCCCCCCGTCGCCCCCCATCGCCCCCCATCGCCCCCCATCGCCTCCCATCGCCCCCCATCGCCCCCCATCGCCCCTCTGCTGTAG